GGGCCGGCGCCGCGCATCAACGAGACCACCGTCCCGATGGACGTCACCGACAAGAACGTCATCCTGGTCGACGACGTGCTGTACACCGGCCGCACGGTGCGCGCCGCGCTCGACGTGATCATGGACTGGGGCCGCCCGCGCGCCATCCGACTGGCGGTGCTCATCGACCGCGGGCACCGCGAGCTGCCCATCCGGCCGGACTTCGTGGGCAAGAACGTCCCCACCTCCCAGAAAGAGATCATCAAGGTCAAGGTGAAGGAGTTCGACGACCGCCAGGAGGTCGTCGTCGGGGAGGTGCTGGAGGGATGATCCTGCGCAGCAAGGACCTGATCGGCCTGGAGGACCTGTCTCGCGAGGAGATCCTGACCATCCTCGAGGCCGCCGAGGCCTTCCGGACGATCTTCGACCGGCCGGTCCGCAAGGTGCCGATCATGCGCGGCAGGACGGTCGTCAACTTCTTCGTCGAGCCCAGCACGCGCACCCGCATCAGCTTCGAGCTGGCCGAGAAGAGGCTGTCCGCCGACATCGTCAACTTCGACGCCTCGAACTCCTCGCTCAAGAAGGGCGAGACGCTGCGCGACACCGCCGAGAACATCCAGGCCATGAAGATCGACATGATCGTCGTGCGCCATTCCTCGCCGGGAGCGGCGGCCTACCTGGGCCGCGTGCTGAAGGCGAGCGTCATCAACGCCGGCGACGGCGCCCACGAGCACCCGACCCAGGGACTGCTCGACATCATGACCATGCGCCAGCGGCTGGGGGACCTCGCGGGGCGCAAGGTCACCATCATCGGCGACATCGCGCAGTCGCGCGTGGCGCGCTCGAACATCTACGGGCTGACCAAGCTGGGCGCCGAGGTGACGGTCTGCGGCCCGCCGACGATGGTGCCGGCGGCGATCGCGCGGCTGGGGGCGACCGTCGAGCACGACCTGAAGCGGGCGGTGGCCGACGCGGACGTGCTGAACATCCTGCGCATCCAGCTCGAGCGCCAGAGCCAGATGGTCTTCCCCGGCAACCGGGAGTACCACCTGATGTTCGGCGTCACCGAGGAGGTGCTGCGCCACACCAAGCCGTCGTGCTTCGTCATGCACCCCGGCCCGATGAATCGCGACGTGGAGATCAGCTCCGCGGTCGCCGACGGGCCGCGACAGGTGATCCTCGAACAGGTGACCAACGGCGTGGCCGTGCGCATGGCCGTGATCTACCTGCTGTCCGGCGGCGACCCCCGCCAGCTCGGCGGCGGCGCCCGCACCGGCGTCCGCGAGGAGGAGTGAGCATGGAGTGGAGCTGGAAGCGGATCCCCGCCGAGTACCTGGTCGCGAACGTGCGCCTGTGCCGCGACGGCAAGCTGGCCGACCGCCCCGGGTTCCTGCACGTCCAGAAGGGGCTCGTCGCCGCCCTGGGGCCGGGCGCGCCGTCGCGCGAGGACCTGCCCGTGCTCGACGGCGGCGGCCTGGTCTGCGCGCCCGGTCTGGTCGACGTGCACGTGCACTTCCGCGAGCCCGGCCAGGAGGAGAAGGAGACCATCGCCACCGGCTCGCGCTCCGCGGCGGCCGGCGGCTTCACCGCCGTGGTCACCATGCCCAACACCCGCCCGCCGGTGGACCACGCGCCGATGGTGCGCTACATCCTCGACCGCGCGCAGGAGACCGGGCTCTGCCGCGTGTTCCCGACCGCGGCGATCAGCCGGGGCCAGGAGGGCGAGACGCTGACGGAGTTCGGCGACCTGGTCAAGGCCGGCGCCGTCGGCTTCACCGACGACGGCCGCCCGGTCATGCACGGCAAGCTCATGCAGTTCGCCCTGCAGTACGCGCGGGTGCTGGGCGTGCCGGTGACCTGCCACGCCGAGGACCTGACCCTGGCCGGCAAGGGCGTCATGCACGCCGGCTACTGGTCGACGAAGCTGGGGCTGGCGGGGCTGCCGCGGCTGGCCGAGGACGTGATGGTCTTCCGCGACGTCGAGCTGGCCCGCGCCACCGGCGGGCACCTGCACGTGGCCCACGTCTCGACCAAGGGCACCGTCGAGATCATCCGGCGCGCCCGGGAGCAGGGCGTCCACGTCACCGCCGAGGTGACGCCCCACCACCTGACCCTGGACCACTCCTGCTGCCGGGACTTCTCGCCGCTGTACAAGATGAGCCCGCCCCTGCGGGAGCAGGAAGACATCGAAGCCGTGACCCAGGGGCTCGTCGACGGCGTGCTGGACTGCGTCGCCACCGACCACGCGCCGCACACGGCGATGGAGAAGGAGCTGATGTTCGACCAGGCTCCCTTCGGCGTGGTAGGGCTGGAGACGGCGCTCGCGGTCTGCCATACTCACCTGGTCAGGACCGGCCGGCTGAGTCTGGGCCAGCTGAT
This window of the bacterium genome carries:
- the pyrR gene encoding bifunctional pyr operon transcriptional regulator/uracil phosphoribosyltransferase PyrR — encoded protein: MSFVEKTTIMNGSEVGRALTRIAHEIIEANKGTADLVLLGVQRRGVPLAALIGEAIRKVEGVEVPLGAIDITFYRDDLSTIGPAPRINETTVPMDVTDKNVILVDDVLYTGRTVRAALDVIMDWGRPRAIRLAVLIDRGHRELPIRPDFVGKNVPTSQKEIIKVKVKEFDDRQEVVVGEVLEG
- a CDS encoding aspartate carbamoyltransferase catalytic subunit; protein product: MILRSKDLIGLEDLSREEILTILEAAEAFRTIFDRPVRKVPIMRGRTVVNFFVEPSTRTRISFELAEKRLSADIVNFDASNSSLKKGETLRDTAENIQAMKIDMIVVRHSSPGAAAYLGRVLKASVINAGDGAHEHPTQGLLDIMTMRQRLGDLAGRKVTIIGDIAQSRVARSNIYGLTKLGAEVTVCGPPTMVPAAIARLGATVEHDLKRAVADADVLNILRIQLERQSQMVFPGNREYHLMFGVTEEVLRHTKPSCFVMHPGPMNRDVEISSAVADGPRQVILEQVTNGVAVRMAVIYLLSGGDPRQLGGGARTGVREEE
- a CDS encoding dihydroorotase yields the protein MEWSWKRIPAEYLVANVRLCRDGKLADRPGFLHVQKGLVAALGPGAPSREDLPVLDGGGLVCAPGLVDVHVHFREPGQEEKETIATGSRSAAAGGFTAVVTMPNTRPPVDHAPMVRYILDRAQETGLCRVFPTAAISRGQEGETLTEFGDLVKAGAVGFTDDGRPVMHGKLMQFALQYARVLGVPVTCHAEDLTLAGKGVMHAGYWSTKLGLAGLPRLAEDVMVFRDVELARATGGHLHVAHVSTKGTVEIIRRAREQGVHVTAEVTPHHLTLDHSCCRDFSPLYKMSPPLREQEDIEAVTQGLVDGVLDCVATDHAPHTAMEKELMFDQAPFGVVGLETALAVCHTHLVRTGRLSLGQLMEKMSSRAAETYGLPCGRLEEGGEADFLLFDPDEEWTVQPEALRSMSRNTPYGGHKLAGRVKATFLRGRPTYRDGE